In a genomic window of Scyliorhinus torazame isolate Kashiwa2021f chromosome 5, sScyTor2.1, whole genome shotgun sequence:
- the LOC140418770 gene encoding uncharacterized protein: MEGKSIVHSGEKPYTCCVCGRGFSQSSGLTRHKCSHIEEKPWKCADCGKGFTYPSKLETHRRSHTGERPFICSTCGKGFTQPSALSTHQRLHSRERPFICSTCGKGFTISAHLLSHQLVHTDEKPFQCPDCGKCYKRSGDLMCHQRVHTDERPFRCSQCGTGFRRSSNLTVHQRTHTVEGPFVCTKCGKRFTQSSDLQKHQQIHTGERPFQCPDCEKCYKRFGELLQHQRVHTDERPFRCSHCGTGFRRSSHLTVHQRTHTGERPFICSECGKGFIQSSELLNHQRIHTDERPFHCPDCGNCYKRSGELMRHQHVHTDKRPFRCSHCGTGFRQSSHLTAHQRIHTGERPFACSWCGKGFTQSSALQKHQRVHTGERPFTCSKCRKGFATSSLLLKHQRGHK; the protein is encoded by the coding sequence atggaaggaaaaagcatcgttcacagtggggagaagccgtatacgtgttgtgtgtgtggacgaggattcagtcaatcatcaggcctcacaagacacaaatgcagtcacattgaggagaaaccgtggaaatgtgcggactgtgggaaaggattcacttatccatccaagctggaaactcatcgacgcagtcacactggggagagaccattcatctgctccacgtgtgggaagggattcactcagccatccgctctgtccacacaccagcgacttcactccagggagagaccattcatctgctccacatgtgggaaaggatttactatttcagcccacttgctgagtcaccagctagttcacactgatgagaaaccgtttcaatgtccagactgtgggaaatgctataaaagatctggggatctgatgtgccatcaacgtgttcacactgacgagagaccattcaggtgctctcagtgtgggactgggttcagacgatcatctaacctcactgtacatcagcgaactcaCACAGTGGAGGGGCCATTCGtctgcaccaagtgtgggaagagattcactcagtcatccgacctgcagaagcatcagcaaattcacactggggagagaccgtttcaatgtccagactgcgagaaGTGCTATAAACGTTTTGGGGAACTGTTAcaacatcaacgtgttcacactgacgagagaccgtttaggtgctctcactgcgggactgggttcagacgatcatctcatctcactgtacatcagcgaactcacactggggagaggccattcatctgctcagagtgtgggaagggattcattcagtcatccgaacttctgaatcaccagcgaattcacactgatgagagaccatttcattgtccagactgcgggaattgttataaacgttctggggaactgatgcgccatcaacatgttcacactgacaagagaccgtttaggtgctctcactgtgggactgggttcagacaatcgtctcatctcactgcacatcagcgaattcacactggggagaggccattcgcctgctcctggtgtgggaagggattcactcagtcatccgccttgcagaagcaccagcgagttcacactggggagagaccgttcacctgttccaagtgtaggaagggattcgccacttcatccctcctgctgaaacaccaacgaggccacaaataa